Genomic segment of Eremothecium sinecaudum strain ATCC 58844 chromosome VIII, complete sequence:
GAGTTTATAGACTTCATATATATCAAAAATCCGGTGGAACCTATCAGAGCCCTAATATGGGTAATAGGGCATCAAGGTTCATGCTGTCTGAATCTCTACGTACTTATATGGCAAGCGGTCCTTATGTAGTATCCAGTTGATAGCGTTTATATTGACTTTCTGGTTTATGGCCCTAGGCCAAGGAATTCTACCGTTTTTGGAGCACAGCAGGGAGTCCCAATCCAGGTTTGTCACATGAGTTAAGCTCTTCTGGATATGCTCAGCGCACTCGTCCGAACCTCCCTTTCCTGGGAGTAGCCTTATGTTGAAGTGATATAAGCCATCTTTAGCACAGCCAGGCACAGGACGCTTGGATGAGGGGTCATGAGAAGGCAAAACAGGGTAGTCAGCTTGGGGCAACCCGCACCAAACGTTTAGAAACTGTTTGCGAAAGAATTTAGATGTGGATATGCGAAGGTAGGCCCAATCCCTTGGGTTTTTAGATGCTGGTTGTTGCAATATCTTTTCTAATTGTTTTAGCTTAGCCACCACACTGGGCGAAGCCATCATTTGTATTCGTTCATCAACACTTTTTGTTGGATCTATATTAGCATTGAATATCGGCAGATCCGCGAATGTGACTTGCAATGCGGGCCTGCTCTTCCTTGCGAGAGCAAGAAAGTGTTCCGGAGGGTAATAGTTAAGGTCAAAAAAGGGACAGCTATATAAACATGATTCAGTTGAACGCAAGTTTGATGAGTACTGATATGTTCTAATAGGAGACAAGACTCCCCGTAGCTGGATAAGTGCGTCTTTGGTAGGGACCCCTTTGATGACAGGAGTGTTAAATCCAACAGGACGTTTGGACTCTGCTATCTTCTCAAACCCCGGAAGCCTCCGCAGTATTAACTTTCCTGACATCGAAGATACTTTTGCGTTAAAATTTCTGCGCTAAAACTCCTGGCGCATCATGTTTGCGATGAGAAACACATGTCGCtttt
This window contains:
- the PET130 gene encoding Pet130p (Syntenic homolog of Ashbya gossypii AAL129C; Syntenic homolog of Saccharomyces cerevisiae YJL023C (PET130)); the protein is MSGKLILRRLPGFEKIAESKRPVGFNTPVIKGVPTKDALIQLRGVLSPIRTYQYSSNLRSTESCLYSCPFFDLNYYPPEHFLALARKSRPALQVTFADLPIFNANIDPTKSVDERIQMMASPSVVAKLKQLEKILQQPASKNPRDWAYLRISTSKFFRKQFLNVWCGLPQADYPVLPSHDPSSKRPVPGCAKDGLYHFNIRLLPGKGGSDECAEHIQKSLTHVTNLDWDSLLCSKNGRIPWPRAINQKVNINAINWILHKDRLPYKYVEIQTA